The following DNA comes from Candidatus Caldatribacterium sp..
ACTACGGTCAGGGCAGAATTCATATCCGAGTACACAAAGGCTCTGCTGTAAGCCTCATGCATCAAAACATTTGTGGACATTTGTGGACCTCCTCTTGTCAGAGTAAAAATGGGTACGAAGAGTAGGAAATTTGCGGTCGTATCGGCTACGGTTACAAACAGAAGAACCCTTTTTAAGAGGGGCAGGGTTATTTTCCAAAAACACTGCCAGCTGTTAGCTCCATCTATGAGTGCTGCCTCGTAGAGATGCTGCGGGATTTCCTGTAACCCTGCTAGGAAAATG
Coding sequences within:
- a CDS encoding sugar ABC transporter permease; the protein is IFLAGLQEIPQHLYEAALIDGANSWQCFWKITLPLLKRVLLFVTVADTTANFLLFVPIFTLTRGGPQMSTNVLMHEAYSRAFVYSDMNSALTVVTFILALLLVIIGIQFKLLGTGD